The following proteins are encoded in a genomic region of Saccharopolyspora antimicrobica:
- a CDS encoding patatin-like protein: MSTERADSEVATAAGAENEQELRLALAMRGGASMAVWIGGAVAEINRLRTALVDADDGAHPWAALAQLSGYDSVAVDVLAGASAGGLNATLLATTLVYGMPFDRMREIWVRLGDVEAMSRPLPKFWQPSPPSLLEGDDYFRTELVKVITGNVPAEPDLPNNRADLLLTATLLDPVVEQRLDSRSEPMLQERRTASFSFQHRGRAGDPLSDFGAGEKFGATVLRLAHAARATSAFPFVFEPAQVFSSLGEPPAGEPNMVGLFSETTPDSGRTPFRVIDGGVLDNIPVSAAIRAITEAPADRPTQRWLLYLNPDPVASRTQRREPGHAVPVTLTALRARMTQESLLADLDALADHNLLVERTALRRKALFAQLHAAPDAQRLAALASQVAAVGPDHAVVRSELDAQAAYRLLTEPAGSEDGRLLPPVVGDPLADWSAQARTQLARRLSDGLRRDATTRVFDDAHSLLAAIQECLGWAWDIERWSPESREIGRCKSVLYRLRTFAEVLEGHADRYWINGAKLEPIVETAELDEWVQRVLRRRIRLQHALPTPIAPLLGEVLGEAEGGADFQRVLAEFAAELRSIVESSGGDAVPDANGIDAVAEARKLLHRVADRLAALAPPRERCDEPEQIGYSLLERSDHRDEVLQQLVVLTSPLDVGRVPGSRINLLRVVSDEQSPLPFAALRRGEGVPLRIADKIRGLDIGNFGAFLSAKWRANDWMWGRMDSAAALVGLLTDPARLARRHSGSEELGDALQAIVSRPTKAELGELDEAQAKQWRGFLAEVWARHAGEVRAELDALFARPDDEHPLTATRDLLTERLQWTIAAEEVPYVATVAAGADQRGGGRPPTPAPAQLSSEVERYSVGRQRFADLGERRALSLATRFGMLAYRAARPSGGGVLPWLGRRAMTLVKPLALAVVYALAAPRRVALLGLFAATAVAFTGIGGIGQVGLQTMSADSYESQLSIATAVAPYQGYCPFGGPCEGGGEDFGEGGGEDFGWFAFAPVQGDWTAIADFSGTSFGPGVLFAMLLVAVFAVWTGSRIGLRFGRGLARWLPALAIAAVLLAAEYWLFSTGFRLGPLGLVLAAVLLTWPAAIAYRTGARIGATVLTALVFGGVLLLAEPDAYSGGGWILLATVLAAYAHMLLLSTVDVLAPRPRNTATR, from the coding sequence GTGTCGACGGAGAGGGCGGATTCCGAGGTGGCCACCGCGGCTGGAGCGGAGAACGAGCAGGAACTGCGCTTGGCGCTGGCGATGCGCGGCGGTGCGAGCATGGCCGTGTGGATCGGCGGCGCCGTCGCCGAGATCAACCGGCTGCGCACCGCGCTGGTCGACGCCGACGACGGAGCGCACCCGTGGGCCGCGCTGGCGCAGCTGTCCGGCTACGACTCGGTCGCCGTCGACGTGCTCGCCGGCGCGTCGGCCGGTGGTCTCAACGCCACGCTGCTGGCCACCACCCTGGTCTACGGGATGCCCTTCGACCGGATGCGCGAGATCTGGGTCCGATTGGGCGACGTGGAGGCGATGTCCCGGCCGCTGCCCAAGTTCTGGCAGCCCAGCCCGCCGTCGTTGCTGGAGGGCGACGACTACTTCCGCACCGAACTGGTGAAGGTCATCACCGGCAACGTGCCCGCCGAGCCGGACCTGCCGAACAACCGCGCCGACCTGCTGCTCACCGCGACCCTGCTGGACCCGGTCGTGGAGCAGCGCCTCGATTCGCGCTCCGAGCCGATGCTCCAGGAGCGGCGCACCGCGTCGTTCTCCTTCCAGCACCGGGGCCGGGCGGGCGATCCGCTGTCCGACTTCGGCGCGGGCGAGAAGTTCGGCGCCACGGTGCTGCGGCTGGCGCACGCGGCCCGCGCCACCTCGGCGTTCCCGTTCGTCTTCGAGCCCGCTCAGGTGTTCTCCTCGCTGGGCGAGCCGCCAGCGGGCGAGCCGAACATGGTCGGGCTGTTCTCCGAGACCACTCCCGATTCCGGGAGAACGCCGTTCCGGGTGATCGACGGCGGTGTGCTGGACAACATCCCGGTGTCGGCGGCGATCCGCGCGATCACCGAAGCCCCGGCGGACCGCCCCACGCAGCGGTGGCTGCTGTACCTGAACCCGGACCCCGTCGCATCCCGCACGCAGCGCCGCGAGCCGGGGCACGCCGTGCCGGTCACACTGACCGCGCTGCGCGCCCGCATGACCCAGGAATCGCTGCTGGCCGACCTCGACGCGCTGGCCGACCACAACCTCCTCGTGGAGCGAACCGCCTTGCGGCGCAAGGCTTTGTTCGCCCAGCTGCACGCCGCGCCCGACGCGCAGCGGCTCGCCGCCCTGGCGAGCCAGGTCGCCGCCGTCGGGCCAGACCACGCCGTGGTGCGCTCGGAGCTCGACGCGCAGGCCGCGTACCGGTTGCTCACCGAGCCCGCGGGCAGCGAGGACGGGCGGCTGCTGCCGCCGGTGGTCGGTGATCCGCTCGCGGACTGGTCGGCGCAGGCCCGGACGCAGCTCGCGCGGCGCCTGTCGGACGGGCTCCGGCGCGACGCGACGACGCGCGTCTTCGACGACGCGCACAGCCTGCTCGCCGCGATCCAGGAGTGCCTCGGCTGGGCGTGGGACATCGAGCGGTGGTCACCGGAGAGCCGGGAGATCGGGCGCTGCAAGTCGGTGCTCTACCGGTTGCGCACGTTCGCCGAGGTGCTGGAGGGCCACGCCGACCGGTACTGGATCAACGGCGCGAAGCTGGAGCCGATCGTCGAGACCGCCGAGCTCGACGAGTGGGTGCAGCGGGTGCTCCGCCGCCGGATCCGGTTGCAGCACGCGCTGCCCACGCCGATCGCGCCGCTGCTCGGCGAGGTGCTGGGCGAGGCGGAGGGAGGCGCGGACTTCCAGCGGGTGCTGGCCGAGTTCGCCGCCGAGCTGCGGTCCATCGTGGAGTCCTCGGGCGGGGACGCGGTGCCGGACGCCAACGGGATCGACGCGGTGGCCGAAGCGCGCAAGCTGCTGCACCGGGTGGCCGACCGGCTGGCCGCGTTGGCGCCGCCGCGCGAGCGGTGCGACGAGCCCGAGCAGATCGGCTACTCGCTGCTGGAGCGCAGCGATCACCGGGACGAGGTGCTCCAGCAGCTGGTGGTGCTGACCTCGCCGCTGGACGTGGGCCGGGTGCCGGGTTCGCGGATCAACCTGCTGCGGGTGGTCAGCGACGAGCAGAGCCCGCTGCCGTTCGCGGCGCTGCGCCGCGGCGAGGGCGTGCCGCTGCGCATCGCGGACAAGATCCGCGGCCTGGACATCGGCAACTTCGGCGCGTTCCTGTCCGCCAAGTGGCGGGCCAACGACTGGATGTGGGGGCGGATGGACTCCGCCGCCGCGCTGGTCGGGCTGCTCACAGATCCGGCGCGGCTGGCGCGGCGGCACAGCGGCTCGGAGGAGCTCGGCGATGCGCTGCAGGCGATCGTCAGCCGTCCGACGAAGGCCGAACTCGGCGAGCTGGACGAGGCGCAGGCCAAGCAGTGGCGCGGTTTCCTGGCCGAGGTGTGGGCGCGGCACGCCGGTGAGGTGCGCGCCGAGCTCGACGCGCTGTTCGCCCGGCCCGACGACGAGCACCCGCTGACCGCGACCCGCGACCTGCTCACCGAGCGTCTGCAGTGGACGATCGCGGCGGAGGAGGTCCCGTACGTCGCGACGGTGGCCGCGGGCGCGGACCAGCGCGGCGGTGGCCGGCCGCCGACGCCCGCGCCTGCGCAGCTGTCGAGCGAGGTCGAGCGCTACTCCGTCGGCCGCCAGCGGTTCGCCGACCTGGGCGAGCGGCGCGCGCTGTCGCTGGCCACCCGCTTCGGCATGCTCGCCTACCGCGCTGCCCGCCCGTCTGGAGGCGGCGTGCTGCCGTGGCTCGGCCGCCGGGCGATGACGCTGGTCAAGCCGCTGGCGCTGGCGGTCGTCTACGCCTTGGCCGCGCCTCGGCGAGTGGCGCTGCTCGGCCTGTTCGCCGCCACGGCGGTGGCGTTCACCGGGATCGGCGGGATCGGGCAGGTGGGCCTGCAGACGATGTCCGCGGACAGTTACGAGTCTCAGCTGTCCATCGCGACGGCAGTCGCCCCCTACCAGGGATATTGCCCGTTCGGCGGCCCGTGCGAGGGCGGCGGTGAGGACTTCGGTGAGGGCGGCGGTGAGGACTTCGGCTGGTTCGCCTTCGCCCCGGTGCAAGGGGACTGGACGGCGATCGCGGACTTCTCGGGAACCTCCTTCGGCCCCGGTGTGCTGTTCGCGATGCTGCTGGTGGCGGTCTTCGCGGTGTGGACGGGCAGCCGGATCGGGCTGCGCTTCGGCCGCGGGCTGGCGCGCTGGCTTCCCGCTCTGGCCATCGCCGCAGTGCTGCTCGCCGCGGAGTACTGGCTGTTCAGCACCGGGTTCCGCCTCGGACCGCTCGGCCTGGTGCTGGCGGCGGTGCTGCTGACCTGGCCCGCGGCGATCGCCTACCGGACCGGTGCGCGCATCGGCGCGACCGTCCTGACGGCACTGGTGTTCGGCGGAGTGCTGCTGCTGGCCGAACCGGACGCCTACAGCGGTGGCGGCTGGATCCTGCTGGCGACGGTGCTGGCTGCCTACGCCCACATGCTCCTGCTGAGCACCGTCGACGTCCTCGCCCCGAGGCCGCGGAACACTGCCACCCGGTGA
- a CDS encoding HpcH/HpaI aldolase/citrate lyase family protein, with protein MDGRRARRSCLAVPGSSAKMIDKARGLAVDQFFLDLEDAVAPLAKAEARDRIVGALNEGGWEGKIRSVRVNALDTEWTYRDVVTVVEGAGAELDTIVLPKVSTAEHVRWLDLTLTQIERATGLEVGRIGIEPQIEDAAGLVEVDAIATASPRVAALVYGPADFMASINMRSLVVGHQPPGYDVGDAYHYTLMRILIAARAAGVQAIDGPYLQIKDVDGLRRVGGRTAALGFDGKWVLHPAQVDAVNELFSPRQEDYDHAENILDAYEWHTSAAGGARGAAMLGDEMIDEASRKMALVIAGKGRAAGMTRTDRWTPPEA; from the coding sequence GTGGACGGTCGACGTGCCCGGCGCAGCTGCCTGGCGGTGCCCGGTTCCAGTGCGAAGATGATCGACAAGGCGCGCGGTCTCGCCGTCGACCAGTTCTTCCTGGACCTCGAGGACGCGGTGGCGCCGCTGGCCAAGGCCGAGGCCAGGGACCGGATCGTCGGCGCGCTCAACGAGGGCGGCTGGGAGGGGAAGATCCGCTCGGTGCGGGTCAACGCGCTCGACACCGAGTGGACCTACCGCGACGTGGTGACCGTCGTGGAGGGCGCGGGCGCCGAGCTCGACACGATCGTCCTGCCGAAGGTCAGCACCGCCGAGCACGTGCGCTGGCTGGACCTGACGCTGACCCAGATCGAGCGGGCGACCGGGCTGGAGGTCGGCCGGATCGGCATCGAACCGCAGATCGAGGACGCCGCGGGCCTGGTCGAGGTGGACGCGATCGCCACCGCCTCGCCGCGGGTGGCGGCGCTGGTGTACGGCCCGGCGGACTTCATGGCCTCGATCAACATGCGCTCCCTGGTGGTGGGCCACCAGCCGCCGGGCTACGACGTGGGCGACGCCTACCACTACACGCTGATGCGCATCCTGATCGCGGCCCGCGCGGCCGGGGTGCAGGCCATCGACGGCCCGTACCTGCAGATCAAGGACGTGGACGGGTTGCGGCGGGTCGGCGGCCGCACGGCGGCGCTGGGCTTCGACGGCAAGTGGGTCCTGCACCCGGCCCAGGTGGACGCGGTCAACGAGCTGTTCTCGCCCCGCCAGGAGGACTACGACCACGCGGAGAACATCCTGGACGCCTACGAGTGGCACACCTCGGCGGCCGGTGGCGCGCGCGGCGCGGCGATGCTCGGCGACGAGATGATCGACGAGGCCTCCCGCAAGATGGCCCTGGTGATCGCGGGCAAGGGCCGAGCGGCCGGGATGACCCGAACCGACCGCTGGACGCCCCCGGAAGCATGA
- a CDS encoding magnesium transporter MgtE N-terminal domain-containing protein, whose protein sequence is MVAATRVFAARMAGLPVFGPDGESIGRVRDVVAGLSIGRRPPRVLGAVVELPTRRRIFVPMLRVTRIEPNAVTLATGSVNLRKFHQRPNELLVLGQLLDARVAVDPAGTPAVLVDVALEQTRTRDWQLSKLAVRERTGRLGRWGPTRVLAWDQVSGLGFAEVTGRPQGVQQLLAMFDTMRAVDVASTLHELPTKRRYEVAEALDDERLADVVEELPEDDQKDLLSHLDDKRAADVLGAMSPDDAADLLSELSEVDKDRLLGLMAPEESAPVKRLLEYSSDTAGGLMTPEPVVVEPDATIAEALALVRNPDLPVALASLVFVCRPPSATPTGRYLGCVHIQRLLREPPSTLVAGALDTDLACLSAQAPLTEVTRYFAAYNLVCGPVLDDEEHLIGAVTVDDVLDHLLPEGWRESGLPEAEPNPPPNREPR, encoded by the coding sequence GTGGTTGCCGCGACCAGGGTTTTCGCCGCCCGGATGGCCGGGCTCCCGGTGTTCGGGCCGGATGGCGAATCGATCGGTCGAGTGCGCGACGTGGTCGCCGGGCTGAGCATCGGGCGGCGGCCGCCGCGCGTCCTCGGCGCGGTCGTCGAGCTGCCCACCCGCCGCCGCATCTTCGTGCCGATGCTGCGGGTCACCCGGATCGAACCCAACGCGGTGACGCTGGCGACCGGATCGGTGAACCTGCGGAAGTTCCACCAGCGCCCCAACGAACTGCTGGTGCTCGGCCAGCTCCTCGACGCGCGGGTCGCCGTCGACCCGGCGGGCACTCCCGCCGTGCTGGTCGACGTCGCGTTGGAGCAGACCCGCACCCGCGACTGGCAGCTGAGCAAGCTGGCGGTCCGCGAGCGCACCGGCAGGCTCGGCCGCTGGGGCCCGACCCGGGTGCTGGCCTGGGACCAGGTGAGCGGTCTGGGATTCGCCGAGGTCACCGGCCGTCCGCAGGGCGTGCAGCAGCTGCTGGCCATGTTTGACACGATGCGCGCCGTCGACGTCGCCAGCACGCTGCACGAGCTGCCGACCAAGCGCCGCTACGAGGTCGCCGAGGCGCTGGACGACGAACGGCTCGCCGACGTCGTCGAGGAGCTTCCGGAGGACGACCAGAAGGACCTGCTGAGCCACCTCGACGACAAGCGCGCCGCGGACGTGCTGGGGGCGATGAGCCCGGACGACGCCGCCGACCTGCTCTCCGAGCTGTCCGAAGTGGACAAGGATCGGTTGCTCGGCCTGATGGCGCCGGAGGAGTCGGCCCCCGTCAAACGGCTCCTGGAGTACTCCTCCGACACCGCGGGCGGCCTGATGACGCCGGAACCGGTGGTCGTCGAACCGGACGCGACCATCGCCGAGGCCCTCGCCCTGGTGCGCAACCCGGACCTGCCGGTGGCGCTGGCCAGCCTGGTCTTCGTCTGCCGACCGCCGTCGGCCACCCCGACCGGCCGCTACCTGGGCTGCGTGCACATCCAGCGGCTGCTCCGCGAACCACCGTCCACATTGGTCGCCGGTGCGCTGGACACCGACCTGGCGTGCCTGTCCGCGCAGGCCCCGCTGACCGAGGTGACCCGCTACTTCGCCGCCTACAACCTGGTCTGCGGTCCGGTGCTCGACGACGAGGAGCACCTCATCGGCGCGGTCACCGTCGACGACGTGCTCGACCACCTGCTGCCGGAGGGCTGGCGGGAGAGCGGGCTGCCCGAAGCCGAACCGAACCCACCGCCGAACCGGGAGCCGCGCTGA
- a CDS encoding DUF1003 domain-containing protein: MPELLTHRRLDQPRPAHRLSISFDREFFGRFSERIARFLGTGTFLFWMTLFVVTWIGVNLFAVGLRWDPYPFILLNLAFSTQASYAAPLILLAQNRQDDRDRISLEEDRARAEQTKADTDFLARELAALRLAIGEVATRDYLRGELDRLREELPGLPSTADKRRSRP; the protein is encoded by the coding sequence ATGCCCGAGCTGCTGACCCATCGCCGACTCGACCAACCCCGACCGGCGCACCGCCTGTCGATCAGCTTCGACCGGGAGTTCTTCGGCCGGTTCTCCGAGCGCATCGCCCGGTTCCTGGGCACCGGCACGTTCCTGTTCTGGATGACGCTCTTCGTGGTCACCTGGATCGGCGTGAACCTGTTCGCGGTCGGCCTGCGCTGGGATCCGTACCCGTTCATCCTGCTCAACCTGGCCTTCTCCACCCAGGCGTCCTACGCCGCGCCGCTGATCCTGCTGGCGCAGAACCGCCAGGACGACCGCGACCGCATCTCGCTGGAGGAGGACCGGGCGCGCGCCGAGCAGACCAAGGCCGACACCGACTTCCTGGCCCGCGAGCTGGCGGCCCTGCGCCTGGCGATCGGCGAGGTGGCCACCCGCGACTACCTGCGCGGCGAGCTGGACCGCCTCCGCGAAGAGCTCCCCGGCCTGCCCAGCACAGCGGACAAACGCCGAAGCCGACCCTGA
- a CDS encoding NUDIX hydrolase → MPEAKYSTSEVIRAVGLVRFADRRLLLVRADYQDAFYLPGGKIDPGETEVQALHREVREELGVELVGPDFYRRYETDAVGQGEGVQVSLSCYSGELDGEPVPAAEIAELAWMTREEYLARPVTAPAIVALYADLDPA, encoded by the coding sequence GTGCCAGAAGCGAAGTACTCGACGTCCGAGGTGATCCGCGCGGTCGGGCTGGTGCGGTTCGCCGACCGCAGGCTGTTGCTGGTCCGCGCCGACTACCAGGACGCGTTCTACCTGCCCGGCGGCAAGATCGACCCGGGCGAGACCGAGGTGCAGGCGCTGCACCGGGAGGTCCGCGAGGAGCTGGGCGTCGAGCTGGTGGGGCCGGACTTCTACCGCCGCTACGAGACGGACGCGGTCGGCCAGGGCGAAGGTGTCCAGGTGTCGCTGAGCTGCTACTCGGGCGAGCTCGACGGCGAGCCCGTCCCGGCGGCGGAGATCGCCGAACTGGCCTGGATGACCCGCGAGGAGTACCTGGCCCGCCCGGTCACGGCGCCCGCGATTGTCGCCCTCTACGCCGACCTCGACCCCGCCTGA